The following DNA comes from Novipirellula caenicola.
GCTGAGCGATCACACCTAATAGCGCCGCCCCGATTTTGAACGGTTCGACGCCCATGTCGCGAAGCCGGGTGACGGCACTGAAACTATCGTTGGTGTGCAGCGTGCTAAGCACCAAGTGGCCAGTCAGTGCAGCTTGGATGGCAACGGCTGCCGTTTCCGCGTCACGAATCTCACCGACCATGATCACGTCGGGGTCTTGCCGCAGAATGGCTCGCATCGCTCCAGGAAAGGACATCGGTTTGTTGCCGCCGACGGGAACCTGCACGATTTGGTCCAAGTCATATTCGACCGGATCTTCGACCGTGACGATGTTTCGTTCGACCGACTTGATTAGTTCTAGAGCGGAATAAAGCGTCGTTGTTTTGCCGCTGCCGGTTGGCCCGGTGACCAGCACCAAACCATGAGGGCGATGCAACATCCCTTTGACGTCACTTAGCAATTTTGGCGGAACGCCTAATTGATCGAGGTTGAATGTGACGTTTTGGCGATCGAGCACGCGAATCACGACCTTTTCACCATGATTGGTCGGCAGCGTGGATACCCGCAAATCGATTTCACGACCTTCGACGGTCAAATGGATGCGTCCGTCCTGAGGAATACGGTGTTCGGCGATGTCGAGCTTCGCCATCACCTTGAGTCGCGAAATGATGGCCGGATGAAAATCGCGGCGAGGTCGTAGCGTTTCACGCAGCAATCCATCGACACGGAAGCGAACCGAGGTGCATCGCTGGCCCGGTTCGACGTGAATGTCGCTCGCTTTTTGACGAACCGCGCTGACGATCATGTAGTTGACCAAATTGATGATTGGGCTGCCGTTGGCCAACGACTGCAAATCAGCAATGTCGATATTGAAATGGTCCGCCTCTAAATTGACGGCGTCTGGATCCATGTCCGCAGTTACCGCGTCGACCGCAAAGTCGTTCTCGTAGCAACGCGGTAGCATCCGCTCGATCACCGAACGCAGCGTCAAAACCGGGTTGACTTGAAGCCCCGTGATGCGTTCGATTTCATCGACGTGCTGAAGGTTGTGCGGGTCAACCATGGCAACGCTAAGCTTGCCACGCACCTTGAACAACGCGAGCGACTGTAACGCTTCGGCTTTGGCCTTGGGTAACAATTGCACGACCGCCGGATCGACCATGCCGTCACGAAGCAGCGCGTACGGCACGTCACGTTGTTGGCTCAAAAATCGCAGTAACGTGCCTTCATCGATCAAACCCAATTCCAGCAACGTCTCACCCAACCGCGCACCTTTGGCGGTATGTTCGGTGAGTGCGGCTTCGAGTTCATCGCGGGTCAGGACTCCGGCGCGAACCAAACGCTCACCGAGCGGCATTGGCGTTTCGGCAACGGCGGTGTGATTTCGAGTTGCGGATTCAAGAACGATGCTCATCGCGAGAAACTCCCGACGGCAGAAACCACGTCATCGAAAATCGCAAAATCACGGTCGAGTTCCGTCGCCTGCAGAATTTCACTACACAGCGGACTGAGCGAGGCGAGGTGGATCGCGCCGCCGTGTTGCAAACAACGGTCTCGCAAATCCAACAAAAATTCCAGACCGGCACTATCAAACAGCGGGATGTTGCGCAGGTCAAATACGATTTTGGGTTGGCCGTGCCCAAAACATTTCTCGCAATGACCCGCTAATTCGACGGTATGATCTCGGCTTAGGGGATCGTTTCCCGCCAGCACAAATACGCTGCCTTGCTTGGAGCATTCGAACATTCGATTCACTCCATTCAGTTAAGGGGTAAGGTCAGCGTGAAACGGGATCCTACATTCAGTTCGCTCGAAACGGTGATGTCACCCCCGTGCAGCCGCGCGACTTCTTGCGCAAACGCGAGTCCTAGTCCGCTACCGCTGATCTCTTGAACACGCGTGTCGTGGCTGCGGAAGAATTTTTCGCAAAGTCGTGGCAACTCGTCCGCCGCGATCCCGATCCCGGTGTCTTCGACTTGCAATCGAATCACGTCCGCATCGGTTTCGACCAACAAACGAACACTGCCGCCGGCGGGCGTATATTTGGCTGCGTTACTGAGCAAATTGACGAGCACGGCAGCGATTTTGTCTTTGTCGATTCGCAGCTTTGGCAATTTCGCAGGCAACTTACTCTCAAACGCAAGCGTTTTCTCTTGCAGCGATGGGGTAACTTTTTCGACCGCTTCTTCGATCAAACGCTGCATGTCGGTTTCATGTCGCACCACCGAGATCGCGCCAGATTCCATTTGGCTGACGTCAAGCAGGTCGTCGACAAAGCGGGCCAACCGCGTCGCTTCGGACATCAAAATATTGTAAAAGCCCTTTTGGTGTTCAACATCGATGTCGTCATTGTCGATCAATGTTTCCGCGTAGGCCTTGATG
Coding sequences within:
- a CDS encoding GspE/PulE family protein; the protein is MSIVLESATRNHTAVAETPMPLGERLVRAGVLTRDELEAALTEHTAKGARLGETLLELGLIDEGTLLRFLSQQRDVPYALLRDGMVDPAVVQLLPKAKAEALQSLALFKVRGKLSVAMVDPHNLQHVDEIERITGLQVNPVLTLRSVIERMLPRCYENDFAVDAVTADMDPDAVNLEADHFNIDIADLQSLANGSPIINLVNYMIVSAVRQKASDIHVEPGQRCTSVRFRVDGLLRETLRPRRDFHPAIISRLKVMAKLDIAEHRIPQDGRIHLTVEGREIDLRVSTLPTNHGEKVVIRVLDRQNVTFNLDQLGVPPKLLSDVKGMLHRPHGLVLVTGPTGSGKTTTLYSALELIKSVERNIVTVEDPVEYDLDQIVQVPVGGNKPMSFPGAMRAILRQDPDVIMVGEIRDAETAAVAIQAALTGHLVLSTLHTNDSFSAVTRLRDMGVEPFKIGAALLGVIAQRLVRMVCPTCKETYFPSPEMLDSFQYQGDRRRTFVRGEGCRNCYDTGSRGRTGLYEVLCVDREMREIISAGADIEAIRSQHMKQSGTFLVDEGMRLAEEGKVSLEEVARVAFVD
- a CDS encoding STAS domain-containing protein, which codes for MFECSKQGSVFVLAGNDPLSRDHTVELAGHCEKCFGHGQPKIVFDLRNIPLFDSAGLEFLLDLRDRCLQHGGAIHLASLSPLCSEILQATELDRDFAIFDDVVSAVGSFSR